One genomic window of Nitrosomonas sp. Is35 includes the following:
- a CDS encoding DUF4124 domain-containing protein: protein MRIFVFTVMILLMSISANAQIYKWVDKNGKTQYTDQPPPPNAAQNEQRLNIKSAPVAGNQNSPRNLSEDREEFDKRRQLRREEETKQQAKSEESKKKCIDAQTQLKMYTDSPRLTVPDGAGGMVYVDDDLRQRKIADANKTIATYCK, encoded by the coding sequence ATGAGAATTTTTGTATTTACAGTGATGATTCTGTTAATGAGCATCAGCGCCAATGCGCAGATTTATAAGTGGGTCGATAAAAACGGCAAAACACAATACACCGATCAACCGCCCCCGCCGAATGCTGCTCAGAACGAGCAACGATTAAATATCAAATCCGCGCCGGTCGCAGGAAATCAAAACAGCCCCAGGAATTTATCCGAAGACAGAGAAGAATTTGACAAACGGCGGCAACTCAGAAGAGAAGAAGAAACTAAACAGCAAGCCAAATCCGAAGAAAGCAAAAAAAAATGTATAGACGCCCAAACTCAGCTTAAAATGTACACCGATTCGCCGCGCCTCACCGTTCCCGATGGCGCCGGTGGTATGGTTTATGTGGATGATGATTTGCGGCAAAGAAAAATTGCCGATGCCAACAAGACGATTGCAACTTACTGTAAATAG